The following proteins are co-located in the Argopecten irradians isolate NY chromosome 9, Ai_NY, whole genome shotgun sequence genome:
- the LOC138332306 gene encoding elongin-B-like, producing MDVFLMIRRRKCTIFTDAKESTTVHEVKKIIEGILKTRPDDQKLYKDDQPLDDNKTLGDLGFTYGTARAQAPATIGLAFRQEDGEFEALEVTPLSCPPELPDVMKPQDSTSAHAQEQTAS from the exons gATGTGTTTTTGATGATTAGACGCAGGAAATGCACCATCTTCACAGATGCAAAGGAGTCCACCACAGTACACGAAGTAAAGAAAATAATAGAGGGTATATTGAAAACTAGGCCAGATGATCAGAAGCTTTACAAAGATGATCAG CCACTAGATGACAATAAAACACTTGGTGATTTGGGTTTCACATATGGTACAGCAAGAGCACAGGCACCAGCAACAATTGGTTTGGCTTTCAGACAGGAAG ATGGAGAATTTGAAGCTTTAGAAGTGACACCATTGTCCTGTCCCCCAGAACTACCAGACGTTATGAAGCCACAAGATTCCACTTCTGCACATGCACAAGAACAAACAGCGTCGTAA